A DNA window from Mesorhizobium sp. C432A contains the following coding sequences:
- a CDS encoding GH25 family lysozyme has protein sequence MRRFAALITLTLLAACSTAGDLVPSISPSSSPTVAVRAPRFEDSKPHEWDSGAPWNYAVHGTDVSKYQTSVDWPTAKASGISFAFIKATEGGDRFDEYFNEHWSRTKANGIPRAAYHFFYFCTPAATQARWFIQNVPVDRSAMPPVLDMEWNPQSPTCRLRPDSATVRAEMTTFLEMIERHYGKKPIIYTSVDFFDDNDLSTFRGYPYWLRSVAGHPRQKYGSHPFTFWQYTGTGIVPGMTGKSDINVFNGTEAAWKKWLRQNTR, from the coding sequence ATGCGCCGTTTCGCGGCCCTCATCACGTTGACGCTGCTGGCCGCCTGCTCGACCGCCGGCGATCTCGTGCCCTCGATATCGCCATCCAGCAGCCCGACGGTTGCCGTGCGCGCACCGCGTTTCGAAGACTCCAAGCCGCATGAATGGGATAGCGGCGCGCCTTGGAACTATGCCGTTCACGGAACCGACGTCTCCAAATACCAGACCTCGGTCGACTGGCCGACGGCCAAGGCCAGCGGCATCTCCTTCGCCTTCATCAAGGCGACCGAGGGCGGCGACCGTTTCGACGAGTATTTCAACGAGCATTGGTCGCGCACCAAGGCCAATGGCATTCCGCGCGCGGCCTACCATTTTTTCTACTTCTGCACGCCTGCCGCCACCCAGGCGCGCTGGTTCATCCAGAACGTGCCCGTCGACCGCTCGGCCATGCCGCCGGTGCTCGACATGGAGTGGAACCCGCAATCGCCGACCTGCCGGCTGCGCCCGGATTCGGCGACGGTGCGGGCCGAAATGACCACCTTTCTCGAGATGATCGAGCGGCACTATGGCAAGAAGCCGATCATCTACACCTCGGTCGACTTCTTCGACGATAACGACCTTTCGACGTTCCGCGGCTATCCCTACTGGCTGCGCTCGGTGGCCGGCCACCCCCGCCAGAAGTACGGCAGCCACCCTTTCACCTTCTGGCAATACACCGGAACCGGTATCGTTCCCGGCATGACCGGCAAGTCCGATATCAACGTCTTCAACGGCACTGAGGCAGCCTGGAAAAAGTGGCTGCGGCAGAACACCCGTTGA